The window GAGGATCAGTCTGGGATTGTGTTCATGCTCACACAGCAGGAGGCACCTCTGGCTAAACTCGTTTTTCCTCCTCAGGTGAACAGAAGGTGAAGAATGAACAAGGGCTTGTGTGTAATTGCTCTGCCTTTCATGTTCAAGCACTCTTAGATATGTAAACATCAACTTGAGCTCTGAAAGCTTCCAATTAATTAAGGCAGCCACTGAGTAGCACAACACAACCCTGGGTTTGAACAACACAGAAGATTTAATATCAAATGTCCTGGGTCTAAATATCTGCCTGAAATTTGTGATTTGTGCCAGCCACTGATAACTTGAGTTCCCCAATCAATCTGAGAGCTGTGGAGGGGGGAGCTGGAGGACATTCCCCTGTTCACCCCTGGCTCTTGGCTTCCCCTGGCAGGAGTGGCTCAGGGACAGGCCTGTCCAGCCCCCCTCTGGCAGCTCAGACAGTCGTTCCCCTGCGGCACTGCAAGATCCCCGAGCTGCCCGTGGAGAGGAGCGTCCTGTTCGAGCTGCAGCTCTTCTTCTGCCACCTCGTCGCCCTCTTCGTCCACTACATCAACATCTACAAGACAGTGTGGTGGTACCCACCCTCCCACCCTCCTTCCCACACCTCCCTGGTAAGCACCAAAGGGCAGCTGGAGCTCCCAGGCTGTCTCTTGGACCGCTAAATGTAAAGTTTTAGAGATAATGGTTGATAAAAGTTGCATCTGACCCTTCAGGATTGCTCCTGTCGCTCCTGTTTCCCATATTTTTGGGTTCTGGCTGCTGGCTTGGCATTCTCTTGGAAGAGAGTCCAAGGAGAAGAGAATAATTTGGGACTTTCTGTGTTGAATGTGGGTTCCTGCTGCTGATGAAAACGGAATCATTTTAGTTTTGTCCCCACAGAACTTTCACCTCATTGACTTCAACGTGCTGACAGTGACAACCATCGTGCTGGCACGGCGGCTCATTGGTGCTGTGGTCAAGGAGGTAAAGTCAGAGCTGTCCTTTGTAAAGCTCTGTGTCCCTTTTGCCACTCCAAactcctccatccctccctaAAGACCTGTGTGATATTCCCTAGTCAAAATCCCAGGCAGTGGGAGGAGCAGAGAACAGAACTGAGCTCCCCAGcccactgctcctgctgacTCTGTGTCCTTATCTGACTCTGAATTTCTGTCTCAGCCAGACTGTAGTGGCTGGGATTCCCTCCTGCCTTTTGgctcttttcctgctctctccatctctccagCTTTCCCCAGGGAAGAGCCAGGGATGCTCACTGTGGAAGCATCCCGTGGTGAGCAGTGCCAGGAGAGTGTGCTGGGCACTACCAGGCCTTAACTAGAAACTCCCCTCACTCCCTGAGGAATGAAACTGAGATTCCACAGAAATCCTCCCTGTCCTGGTGTCAACTTGTCCCTGGCACTTCCTTGGCAGCTGTGATTTTACACCCTGAGTTTTCTCCTCTAAGAAGAGGGAATGCCCAGCTCTCTCCTGTGTCCCACAGGCTTCCCAGAGTGGCAAAGTCTCCCTGCCACGCTCCATCTTCCTGGTGGTCACTCGCTTCGCCGTCCTCACGGGCACAGGCTGGAGTTTGTGTCGCTCCATCATCCACCTCTTCAGGACCTACTCATTCCTCAACCTCCTGTTCCTGTGCTACCCGTGAGTatccctggctctgggctgggggatGCTCCCAAAGTCCAGGGGgaggctccctgcagccctctggggttctgagctggaagggaccaaggcttggagcagcctgggcttgtggaaggtgtccctgcccatgcacACAGAGTTTTTCCTGcacctctcccttctcctgtgTCACATTCCACGGTGGCAGGACACATCTGGGACATTGACCCCTGTTTCAGCTTGATGTGAGCATTAATTATTAGTCATGATTGCTGCTGGTATCTTCTGGAAAGGGTTGTGTGGTTTTCCCATGGCGTTCACAGAACTCAGGGTTCGGTTTTCCCTTTGTTCCTGGCCTCCTCTGCCAGGTGGAGGGATTCAAACAGCTCCTGGTTTTTTGTTACCTatcaaaaggaaatatttggagTGGAAATAGCTCCCTCCTCCCTGGTAGATGCAGGAAGAAACATCCACAGATGTTTGCTGCCTGTGTTTGAACTCAGGGCTCTTTTTGGGAATTTCCCTTTGGAATCAGGGAATCCCAGACTGGGTTGGGGCAGAGGatggaccttaaagctcatccagcaggggcaggaacaccttccactatcccaggttgctccaagccacGAGCTCTCCCAGCTCAAAACCCCAGAGGGGAATTTGGGACGGGGCTGTGAcagcagtgggatgggatgcAGCTCCCAAGGTCTGTGTTTTTCCAGGTTTGGGATGTACATCCCCTTCCTCCAGCTGAACTGTGACTTTCGGAAGGCAGGGCTCTTCGCCCAGGTGGCCAACATTGgccccagggacacaggggaggtGACAGCCCGGGGCAGGGACTACCTGACAGTGCTCAAGGAGACCTGGAAGCAGCACACGAGGCAGATGTACGGCATGGAGGCCATGCCCAGCCATGcctgctgcctctccccagACCTCATCCGCAACGAGGTGGAATTCCTGAAAATGGATTTCAACTGGCGCATGAAGGAGGTGCTGGTGAGCTCCATGCTCAGTGCCTACTACGTGGCCTTTGTGCCCGTGTGGTTTGTCAAGGTGAGGCCTGgctgggaggtgacactgggctgTGGTGGCACAGTGAGGGAGGACACTTGAGGATGGCTCGTGGTGATGGAATTCTGAATGTCTGCTGGTAAATGGGCCTCAGGGGTgaggctgtccctgtccctgaccCCTCCAGCATGGGGACCATCAGGAGCTGCCTCCCCAGTCCTGGTGATGATGGCACAAatactctgcaggaattctccATCCCCCATCCCACATGGGCTCTTCCTTTCCAGGCAGGATCCACAGCTCCGTGCAGAGCCCTCGTTTTACCTGCCTGCCCAGGTGCTTTGTGATGCCCTGGGCAGGTGAGGCTGTCCCAAGGTGTGTCCCACAGTGTCCAAACACTTCCTGTCCCCCCCAGAACACTCAGTACTACGACAAACGCTGGTCCTGTGAGCTCTTCCTGCTGGTTTCCATCAGCACCTCGGTGATCCTCATGCAGTACCTGCTCCCTGCACGATACTGTGACCTGCTCCACAAAGCTGCAGCACACCTTGGCTGCTGGCAGAAGGTGGATCCAGCCCTCTGCTCCAACGTGCTGCAGCACCAGTAAGGAATTCTCTCCTGGGATAAAGGCTGcacttttccttttgctgggTGGGTGGGGAGCTCAGCCTTAAAGTAAACCAGAGAAAAGTGAGAGTGGAGTTTTTGGCTGACACTGACACTCTGGGCACTGTCCCCTGGCAAGCAGAGCTGATTTTTGGCAAGGTGCCTGTTGCTCCTGGCCACAGCTACCTGCAGtttgtcacagctgtggtgACACTTCCAAACCAGGAGCAgtttccctgtgcagagcccagTGCCCCATGCAGGTGGGGTTGAGGATTAACCCTTgttccctgcagctgggattGAGGATTCTCTTGTTCCCTGCAGGTGGACTGAGGAGTGCATGTGGCCTcagggggtgctggtgaagcACAGCAAGAACGTTTACAAGGCCGTGGGTCACTACAACGTGGCCGTGCCCTCGGACGTGTCACACTTCAGGTTCCACGTAagctctcctcccctctccttgctgggagcagggataaCACCTCAGGATTGTGGTCCTGGACACctcaggctgctggagctgggggacaatgcccagggtggggttcAGGCTCCATCTCAGCCCTGTGACTCCATCCAGAGCCAAAGTGTCCCGAGGAATCCTCCCAGTCCTCCCCCAAAGGTTTCACCTTCTGCCAGGTGCCTCACCCTGCTCTCCCACAGTTCTTTTTCAGCAAACCACTGCGAATCCTCAACATCTTGATCCTGCTGGAAGGAGCTGTCATCTTCTACCAGCTCTACTCGCTGATTTCCTCAGAGAAGTGGCACCAGACGATCTCACTGGCTCTGATCCTCTTCAGCAATTACTACGCCTTCTTCAAACTGCTGCGGGACCGGCTGGTGCTGGGCAAAGCCTACTCCTATGCTGCCAGCAGGGACTCAGAGCAGAagttaaattaaaacaattgcACTGATGCTCTCAGCATATtacagaacaaacaaaaacaagaaaccCTCAGAGCTTTGTATTTTTGTTaccactgctttttttttgttgtcgTTTTCTTTGATAACTGAtgtaattaaaaggaaaaaaaaaaaaaacaaaacatatttttttactcCCAACAagttgtttgtgtgtttgttgttTGAATCCGCCTCCACCGAAAGGTTTGCTGCTGTTTGGGTGTGTGGAGGGATTTTTTGATGGTGCTGAGGTTTGACAGGGGTGGAGTGGGAGGAGGAAGGTGAGAGTTACAGGTGTGTTAAATCTCCCAGCTGGGTTCCTTCAGGAGGGGGTGAACCCTCATCCCATCCTTTTGGGGGTCCTCAGGAGCTCTTGTGCCCCCTCCCCATGCTCTGTGTAGGGAAAGGTGATGTTATTTCtccaaaatgtttcttttcaaattGTTGAGCCCCAACTGCAGCAACCCCCAGCTCGCAGTGCCCTGGTTTGAGGGGTCCCCTGTGGATGTGGGGACCcagggggagctgggagggtttgggggagcCCCAGCCGCTCCCCTTGGCTCGTTTACCCGCGGGTCGTGTGCTCTCCCCAGGCTCCTCCTGCCCAACCTGCCCGTCGGGGtcgggagaggaggaggaggaggaggaggaggaggaagggacaCAGCGCATCCCGAGTGCCCCGGCCCGgggcagcagggccatcccCTCTGCCGGGAGCAGCGCCCGTGCGGCCGCTGCGAGGGTTCCGAGCATCCCCTGCCCGCgggagggtcccggggggtcccaaAAGAGGTTCCTGCGGTCCTAaagggggtcccgggggtcccgggggggtcccggggggctcgggggggtcccgggtcCGGCCTTTGTTCCGGCAGGGCCATGaggccgccagggggcgcccgGCACGCGCGGTAccgatcccggtcccgatccTGATCCTCGTCCTGatcccggtaccgatcccggTCCTGATCCTCATCCtgatcccggtcccgatcccggtcccgatcctcatcctcatcctgatcccggtaccgatcccggtcctcatcctcatcctcatcctgatcccggtaccgatcccggTCCtgatcctcatcctcatcctcatcctgatcccggtcccgatcccggtcctgatcccgatcctCATCCTGATCCTGGTACCGATCCCGGTCCTGATCCTCATCCTGatcccggtaccgatcccggtcctcatcctcatcctcatcctgatcccggtaccgatcccggTCCTGATCCTCATCCTGatcccggtaccgatcccggtcccgatcctcatcctcatcctcatcctgatcccggtcccgatcccggtcctgatcctgatcctcaTCCtgatcccggtcccgatcccggtccTGATCCTCATCCTGatcccggtaccgatcccggTCCTGATCTCGATCGTGATCCTAatcccggtaccgatcccgatcccggtcccgatcctgatcctgatcccggTCCCGCTTCCGACACCGTTCCCGATCCAGCCCCGATCACGCCGGGGGAATTATCGCCACCGAAAGCGGAGACCAAGCACCGGAGCGGGTCCgggaaccgggaccgggagcAGGACCGGGACTGGGGTCAGGATCGGGACCGGGAGCAGAACCGGGACCGGTGGCAGCATCGTCCGTGGCACcggggaggggaaagggggcgTCGGTGCCCGGCAGAGGCTCGAGGGAcggcggggacacggcggggacacggcgggaCCAAAGGCCACCGGAACGAAGCCGCCGCCGTTTCTCAGCGCGAAGGGCGAAGggcgaggaagaggaaggagcagcgGGAATAGCGAAGGCTGGAGGAGAGCCAGACGTGCGGATCCCGCGGGACTGTGCCTCCCTTCACCCCCACCCCGACACGGAGCTGGGATCCCCATTCCCGAGGGCTCGGCTGCTTGGAGCCCCCCCGGCAGATCCTGCGGGTTTGGGGGGCACGGAGCGGCCCCCCCAGCACCAAACCCCGTGTCCGGCCGGGTtctccagcagggatggggcgGGGGGTGATGCCGGGGCCCcggccccctccccagcacggcGGGAGGAAACGGCCGTGTCCAGCCTTTCCCGAGGATGAGGATTTCCTTCCTCCCATTGAGCGGGGACCCTGGGGTTAGCACGCAGCCGTGGGACACTCGGCCACAGGACGGGGGGCCTGGCTGGGAATTGGGGGGCAGAGACCCTcgacacagccctggggacatctCCTTTATTCCCCTCTGCCTTGCCGGGACCCCGAGAATGAAGGAGATGaaactgggggggacacacgaTAGAGACACGCAGccatttcctcttctccttccctttttcccacCCCGAGAGCGCTCGGGATATTTCTGGGGTGAGAAGAAGCCGGACATGGGGATTCTGGGCTTCCCAGAAACGCTGTTCCCgcagctgggcagagctgtcaccGGGAGCAGTGACACGTTTCACTTCCCTTTCCCAGGGCCCCGGGCAGGGACGATGTCCCAGGGGAGTTCCCGGTAGGAATTCCCCCGGGAATACCACGGAGGTGGCTCCGCTTGGGATTCAGCTGCCTCGGTGACCCCGAGGGTCCCGGGCTGCccgccgggggtcccgggctgcccgccgggggtcccgggctgcccgccgggggtcccgggctgcccgccgggggtcccgggctgcccgccgggggtcccgggctgcccgccgggggtcccgggctgGCCGGGCTCCATCTGCCGCGGGATTAATCCCGGGATTAGCAGCCAGATGCCAGGAACAGGTAACGAGGATCCCTCGGGAGCAGGTGGTGACATCAAAGCGCAGGAATTGTGAGCAATCCCACCTCAGCCTGGGGGTCCCCCGGCCAGGAGGGGCTCACATCTGCCAGGACACATCCTGGGGTGTTCCCGAGAACAGAAACTCAGGACAGAGGCCACGCTGGAGCAAAATTCCCGGCAGAAATTCCCTCCATGGGCTCAGCACTGCCCGGGATGAGCCCTCCCACCCGAAATGGGAAAActtctccctcctgctgcccgCCGGGAATCCCCTCCCGCTTCCCAGCGGATGCAGCTGATGGGAAATGGTTGTTTTCCCCTAAAAGCCCGCCCCAACATTCCTGGGAGGCCGCGTCTCCCACCCTTATCCCAGTTCCTGGGACCTCCAAGCAGCCAATTCCTGCCTGGTCGCAGCCCAGCTCGGCACAGTGAAGGATCCTGGATTTCTGGATGATCCTGGGTTGTTTGATCCCGGAATTCTGGGTGATCCAGGGTTGTTTGATCCCGGATTTCTGGGTGATCCAGGGTTGTTtgatcctggaattctgggtgATCCTGGGTTGTTTGATCCCAGATTTCTGGGTGATCCAGGGTTGTTtgatcctggaattctgggtgATCCTGGGTTGTTTGATCCCAGGTTTCTGGGTGATCCTGGGTTGTTtgatcctggaattctgggtgATCCTGGGTTGTTTGATCCCAGATTTCTGGGTGATCCAGGGTTGTTtgatcctggaattctgggtgATCCTGCAGCTCAATCCTCTCACTGGAGaactcccagctcctcctcatccatcccaaacccccagCCCATCTCTGGCTGCTTCACTGCCAAATCCAgcatccagcagctcctgct is drawn from Poecile atricapillus isolate bPoeAtr1 chromosome 24, bPoeAtr1.hap1, whole genome shotgun sequence and contains these coding sequences:
- the TMEM39B gene encoding transmembrane protein 39B, producing the protein MAGGRRGPNRTSYCRNPLCEPGAAGASGHSSGSSVTGVRSRTRSGSGTGLSSPPLAAQTVVPLRHCKIPELPVERSVLFELQLFFCHLVALFVHYINIYKTVWWYPPSHPPSHTSLNFHLIDFNVLTVTTIVLARRLIGAVVKEASQSGKVSLPRSIFLVVTRFAVLTGTGWSLCRSIIHLFRTYSFLNLLFLCYPFGMYIPFLQLNCDFRKAGLFAQVANIGPRDTGEVTARGRDYLTVLKETWKQHTRQMYGMEAMPSHACCLSPDLIRNEVEFLKMDFNWRMKEVLVSSMLSAYYVAFVPVWFVKNTQYYDKRWSCELFLLVSISTSVILMQYLLPARYCDLLHKAAAHLGCWQKVDPALCSNVLQHQWTEECMWPQGVLVKHSKNVYKAVGHYNVAVPSDVSHFRFHFFFSKPLRILNILILLEGAVIFYQLYSLISSEKWHQTISLALILFSNYYAFFKLLRDRLVLGKAYSYAASRDSEQKLN